From Sulfuracidifex tepidarius, one genomic window encodes:
- a CDS encoding ATP-dependent nuclease encodes MKITDLHIQNFKSISEIELNDIGGFNVVVGYNGYGKTNFLTAVYLFLRNLSSGIEKKSIEDRNNELLLLWKGYDTSSEMKLGGRVEFTSEEANKILGKNAPIILEVENEVKYSGGYAEWTVNRLVINGSPPGKDDLQIVKKISDYASQHVEYVPIFDQTYFDETMKRMMDMNSSPINLRRYWYDFVNLVSKTIPEIKGMEFWEGRKLVLNVYDMPIYIDWAASGFQRVLLMLFIIWLSGNKILLVEEPEINMHPTLQSKIVKLMKSWTDSGVLQAFVTTHSPYIVSSTVDSYVVLRRNQGSSTAVLVKPREGLKNVLSILKANLSDIVFNRIIILTDSNAEPVVVSNWLRRLNIIPEDSGVQIFKVASNLELDNWLKLRKMLKLDMIFLGMCDSIDVSLRDYCVPMSREVESYYNKQVLLNVLKNVGISPDDKELKDLGKEENLKWLYNLMKKRGIDYNQLRMSIGEMISQVDTVEIPKEIEILANKIKSIQAVN; translated from the coding sequence GTGAAGATTACCGACTTACACATACAGAACTTTAAAAGCATATCAGAAATAGAATTAAACGATATAGGAGGATTCAACGTAGTTGTAGGATACAACGGATATGGAAAGACTAACTTTCTCACTGCAGTCTATCTCTTCCTGAGAAATCTGTCCTCAGGAATTGAGAAGAAATCTATCGAAGATAGGAACAACGAGCTTCTTCTCCTCTGGAAAGGCTATGATACATCGTCGGAAATGAAACTAGGAGGAAGAGTAGAGTTCACTTCAGAAGAAGCAAACAAAATACTAGGAAAGAACGCTCCGATAATCCTTGAAGTGGAGAACGAAGTGAAGTATAGTGGAGGATATGCTGAATGGACCGTGAACAGACTCGTGATTAACGGCTCTCCCCCAGGGAAAGATGACTTACAGATAGTTAAGAAGATATCAGATTACGCTTCTCAACACGTGGAATACGTTCCAATATTCGATCAAACGTATTTCGATGAGACTATGAAGAGAATGATGGACATGAACAGCTCTCCTATAAACCTAAGGAGGTACTGGTACGACTTCGTCAACTTAGTGAGTAAAACTATACCGGAAATAAAGGGAATGGAGTTCTGGGAAGGAAGGAAGTTAGTCCTTAACGTATACGACATGCCCATATACATAGACTGGGCTGCAAGCGGATTTCAGAGAGTCCTTCTGATGCTCTTCATTATCTGGCTCAGCGGAAACAAAATTCTCCTCGTAGAGGAACCCGAGATAAACATGCACCCCACTCTTCAATCTAAGATAGTCAAACTAATGAAAAGCTGGACTGATTCTGGAGTTCTACAAGCTTTCGTCACCACTCACTCTCCTTACATAGTTTCCTCTACAGTTGATTCATATGTAGTGCTAAGAAGGAATCAGGGTAGTTCAACTGCTGTTTTGGTGAAACCAAGGGAAGGGCTTAAGAACGTACTCAGCATTTTAAAGGCCAACCTAAGCGATATAGTTTTCAATAGAATAATAATTTTGACTGATAGTAACGCAGAACCAGTGGTAGTGAGCAATTGGCTGAGAAGGTTAAATATAATTCCAGAGGACAGTGGAGTGCAGATCTTTAAGGTAGCATCTAATTTAGAACTAGACAACTGGCTAAAATTAAGGAAAATGCTTAAACTTGATATGATATTTCTAGGCATGTGTGATAGTATAGACGTCAGCTTGAGAGATTACTGTGTTCCAATGTCAAGGGAAGTTGAGAGTTATTACAACAAGCAGGTTTTACTTAACGTGTTGAAGAACGTTGGAATATCTCCTGATGACAAGGAATTAAAGGATCTAGGGAAAGAGGAGAACTTGAAGTGGCTCTACAACTTGATGAAGAAGAGAGGAATTGATTATAACCAGTTGAGGATGTCCATAGGAGAAATGATAAGTCAAGTGGACACTGTGGAGATACCGAAAGAGATTGAGATTCTTGCAAATAAGATTAAATCCATCCAAGCCGTAAACTAG
- a CDS encoding TIGR00304 family membrane protein: MESLVEAGTVLILIGFFIVFIGMFYEFFKGVKKSTTRENSEREEEEQERKSEFGGVIFIGPIPIVFGSSKRISKWMIVAAIIITAILVSLYIIPFII; this comes from the coding sequence ATGGAAAGCCTTGTTGAAGCTGGGACTGTTCTCATACTAATTGGCTTCTTCATTGTCTTTATAGGAATGTTTTACGAGTTCTTCAAGGGAGTTAAGAAATCTACTACAAGGGAGAATAGTGAAAGAGAGGAAGAGGAACAGGAGAGAAAAAGTGAGTTCGGAGGTGTCATATTCATAGGTCCAATACCGATAGTCTTTGGGTCTTCTAAAAGAATATCAAAATGGATGATAGTTGCTGCCATTATAATTACTGCAATCCTAGTGTCGCTCTACATAATACCCTTCATCATTTAA
- a CDS encoding Glu/Leu/Phe/Val family dehydrogenase: MSTVYSDIVSSDLYTQQVKKLERVAQILSLDKDVVDSLSQPERVIQVKINIKGNDGTVKTFTGWRSQHNSALGPYKGGVRFSPNVTQTEVMALSMMMTWKNSLLGLPYGGGKGGIRVDPKSLQKDELERLSRGYVKAIYNYIGSDIDIPAPDLNTDPQIMAWFLDEYVKVSGKVDFASFTGKPVEIGGLSVREYSTGLGLSVITKSAAEKFMDGIEGKRVIIQGFGNVGYFAAKFIKEMGGKIIGVSDSKGGVINEEGIDADKLMEMKRSGETVSSYEGKKVTNEQLLTSDCDILIPAAIENVVNKANASHIKARMIVEGANGPLTADADEILRKMNVIVVPDILANSGGVVGSYVEWANNKMGEIVEDEEAKKLIISRMERAFSSMYSEHERRFSDYDLRTSAMAISIDRVVKASKLRGMM, from the coding sequence ATGAGCACAGTTTATTCAGATATAGTATCCTCAGATCTGTATACCCAGCAAGTCAAGAAGCTAGAGAGGGTAGCCCAAATACTTTCCTTAGATAAGGACGTTGTTGATTCGCTCTCACAACCTGAAAGGGTAATCCAAGTTAAGATAAACATTAAGGGTAACGATGGAACTGTTAAGACGTTCACTGGCTGGAGATCTCAGCACAACAGCGCTTTAGGCCCATACAAGGGAGGGGTTAGATTCTCACCTAATGTGACTCAAACTGAGGTGATGGCACTTTCCATGATGATGACGTGGAAGAACTCCCTTCTAGGTCTTCCATATGGAGGAGGAAAGGGTGGAATTAGAGTTGACCCCAAGAGCCTTCAAAAGGACGAGTTAGAAAGACTTTCTAGGGGATACGTTAAGGCAATATATAACTACATTGGTAGTGATATTGATATACCAGCTCCAGATCTTAATACAGATCCACAAATAATGGCCTGGTTTCTGGACGAATATGTTAAGGTAAGTGGAAAAGTGGACTTCGCATCTTTTACAGGGAAGCCGGTTGAGATAGGAGGACTTAGTGTAAGGGAATATAGCACAGGACTAGGGCTTTCCGTTATTACTAAGTCAGCAGCTGAGAAGTTCATGGACGGGATAGAAGGTAAGAGAGTGATCATTCAAGGATTCGGAAATGTGGGATATTTCGCAGCCAAATTCATTAAGGAAATGGGAGGGAAAATAATAGGAGTAAGTGATTCGAAAGGAGGAGTAATAAACGAAGAGGGAATAGATGCTGATAAACTAATGGAAATGAAGAGAAGTGGGGAAACAGTGTCATCATATGAGGGAAAGAAGGTTACAAATGAGCAACTTCTAACTTCGGACTGCGATATTTTGATACCAGCTGCTATAGAGAACGTCGTGAACAAAGCCAACGCGTCCCATATCAAAGCGAGGATGATAGTAGAGGGGGCTAACGGTCCACTTACTGCCGATGCAGACGAAATATTAAGGAAGATGAACGTGATCGTTGTCCCTGATATATTAGCTAACTCAGGAGGTGTGGTTGGAAGTTACGTGGAATGGGCTAACAATAAGATGGGTGAAATAGTAGAGGATGAAGAAGCCAAGAAGCTAATTATAAGCAGAATGGAAAGAGCTTTCTCCTCTATGTATAGTGAGCATGAAAGAAGATTCTCTGACTATGATTTGAGAACCTCTGCGATGGCTATATCTATAGACAGAGTAGTCAAGGCATCAAAACTCAGGGGTATGATGTAG
- a CDS encoding NUDIX hydrolase, with protein sequence MDRPLVAVGGLIMKDGKVLLVKRGKPPNAGTWAIPGGKVEYGETLQEALKREITEETGLLVEPGKVVALVQIIKEGFHYVIFDFSCEIVGGNLEASSDAKDSRFFSLEEIRRLETTPSTIEMIERYAKKEEIPLFILDRDLQK encoded by the coding sequence ATGGACAGACCACTTGTTGCGGTAGGAGGACTGATCATGAAGGATGGAAAAGTTTTGCTTGTAAAGAGAGGAAAGCCCCCGAACGCAGGGACGTGGGCTATACCCGGAGGGAAAGTGGAGTACGGGGAAACACTTCAGGAAGCACTAAAGAGAGAGATAACGGAGGAAACCGGACTACTGGTGGAGCCGGGGAAAGTAGTAGCTCTAGTTCAGATAATAAAAGAGGGCTTCCATTACGTCATTTTCGACTTCTCGTGCGAAATCGTAGGGGGGAATTTAGAAGCCTCCTCTGACGCAAAAGACTCGAGGTTCTTCTCGCTAGAGGAGATTAGAAGGTTGGAGACTACCCCGTCCACTATCGAGATGATCGAAAGGTATGCGAAAAAGGAGGAAATACCTTTATTTATTCTAGACAGAGATCTACAAAAGTAG
- the cysS gene encoding cysteine--tRNA ligase, with translation MRIFNTLGRSVQDFEPSGSTVKMYVCGPTVYDEVHIGHGRTFVAYDMMSRYFKLKGYDVIRVQNITDIDDKIIKKSNETGKGWEEIVAMYSNSYLESLELLKVKIDLHPRVSQHVKDIIDFVSRLIEKGKAYVAESGSVYFDVDTYDKYGELSNTMKNLWNQGEETIKEKRHSYDFALWKASKPNEPFWESPWGRGRPGWHIECSTMSTRYLGETFDIHGGGMDLIFPHHENERAQSESLIGHPWVKYWVHTAFITIKKEKMSKSLGNIIPLKDALKEWGPSTLRLWFLSSHYRSNVDFSDETMEQAKSSIERFHNALAILRSVLREGNKFYSSQDGIRTFQKVLTMRQRFYQALDDDFDTPSALASIHDLASLIFTEIQQERDFLSAVTAMDLMRDFNQVFGVLDDELESQGKHMNTLVENILEVRKNLREKKMYEASDLIRDALAKSGIKIMDSKEGSTWRLE, from the coding sequence ATGAGAATTTTCAATACGCTTGGCAGGTCTGTTCAGGACTTCGAACCCAGCGGTTCTACAGTTAAAATGTATGTCTGCGGGCCTACAGTATACGATGAAGTTCATATAGGCCATGGTAGGACTTTCGTAGCTTATGATATGATGAGCAGGTACTTCAAGCTTAAGGGTTATGACGTAATTAGGGTACAGAATATTACAGATATAGATGACAAGATAATAAAGAAATCCAATGAGACTGGAAAGGGATGGGAAGAGATAGTAGCCATGTACAGTAACAGCTACTTGGAGTCCTTAGAGCTACTCAAGGTAAAGATTGACCTCCATCCGAGGGTATCTCAACATGTGAAAGATATAATCGATTTTGTGAGCAGGCTGATAGAGAAAGGTAAGGCGTATGTAGCGGAAAGCGGTAGCGTGTACTTCGACGTGGATACGTACGATAAATATGGAGAGCTCTCCAACACCATGAAGAACTTGTGGAATCAAGGAGAAGAAACGATAAAGGAAAAGAGACATTCCTATGACTTTGCGCTATGGAAGGCTTCTAAGCCGAACGAACCTTTCTGGGAATCTCCATGGGGGAGAGGAAGACCGGGCTGGCATATCGAATGTTCTACCATGTCCACCAGATATCTGGGGGAGACTTTCGACATTCACGGGGGAGGAATGGATCTGATATTTCCGCACCATGAAAACGAGAGGGCTCAGAGCGAATCTCTCATTGGGCATCCGTGGGTGAAGTATTGGGTACATACAGCTTTCATAACAATAAAGAAGGAGAAGATGTCCAAGTCTTTGGGTAACATAATACCCCTTAAGGACGCTCTAAAGGAATGGGGTCCTTCAACGCTTAGGCTATGGTTCCTCTCTTCCCACTATAGGAGTAACGTTGATTTCAGTGACGAAACAATGGAACAAGCTAAGAGCTCAATTGAGAGGTTTCATAACGCCCTAGCTATACTGAGGTCAGTGCTTAGGGAGGGAAATAAGTTCTACTCTTCTCAAGATGGGATTAGGACTTTCCAGAAAGTGCTGACGATGAGGCAAAGGTTTTACCAAGCCTTAGATGACGACTTCGACACACCTTCGGCTTTAGCTTCAATTCATGATCTTGCCTCTTTAATATTTACAGAAATACAACAGGAGCGAGATTTCCTCAGTGCCGTGACGGCAATGGACTTAATGCGTGACTTCAATCAAGTGTTTGGAGTTCTTGATGATGAGTTGGAATCGCAAGGGAAGCACATGAACACCTTGGTAGAGAACATACTTGAAGTTAGGAAAAATCTAAGGGAGAAGAAGATGTATGAAGCGTCAGACCTGATAAGGGACGCTCTAGCTAAGTCTGGGATTAAAATTATGGACTCGAAAGAAGGGTCAACTTGGAGGTTAGAGTAA
- a CDS encoding bifunctional phosphoglucose/phosphomannose isomerase, which yields MENPYIDWDVKFDEALKMEVPEAKFSKFSFSGIGGSGIIGDIARIFFPEIGNSLEGNETLLAVSYSGNTSETIEDVKRAIQKGSDVIIITSGGILGKFAKEKGIKQVTVKAGSQTRYSFPYLITPLLKIVSEKTGDKLNLERLALGVKEKKDEIVKEGTSLANLVMGKIPVFYSSRFLGIAKRYKQEVNENAKYPAFYGEIPEVNHNEVESYVHGYNLHPVVIYSSEIDSITAEVLHATLVKGFYDDDLMNVSSLMMIGGIMSIAMAESLHEIPDKLYNIPRARELTSNLFKPSSIL from the coding sequence ATGGAAAACCCTTACATAGACTGGGACGTTAAGTTCGATGAAGCGTTAAAGATGGAAGTGCCAGAAGCTAAGTTTTCGAAATTTTCCTTTTCCGGAATCGGAGGGAGTGGTATAATAGGTGATATAGCTAGGATATTCTTTCCTGAGATAGGGAATTCTTTAGAAGGAAATGAAACCCTCCTTGCTGTTAGCTACTCTGGTAACACGTCGGAGACGATAGAGGATGTAAAGAGGGCTATCCAGAAGGGTTCAGACGTGATAATAATAACCTCAGGCGGAATCCTTGGCAAGTTCGCCAAAGAGAAAGGGATAAAACAAGTGACAGTTAAGGCAGGATCTCAAACCAGATATTCTTTTCCTTACCTGATAACGCCTCTCCTCAAGATAGTGTCTGAGAAGACTGGGGATAAGCTAAACCTCGAAAGGCTAGCTCTAGGCGTGAAGGAGAAGAAGGACGAAATAGTCAAAGAGGGTACTAGTTTGGCTAACTTGGTGATGGGGAAAATACCTGTTTTCTACTCATCACGCTTTCTAGGTATAGCCAAGAGGTATAAGCAGGAGGTAAATGAAAACGCCAAATACCCTGCGTTTTACGGCGAGATACCAGAGGTAAATCATAACGAGGTGGAGAGTTACGTTCACGGGTATAACCTTCATCCTGTAGTGATATATTCAAGTGAAATAGACTCGATTACGGCAGAAGTTCTACATGCTACTTTAGTCAAGGGCTTTTATGATGATGATCTCATGAACGTTAGTTCACTCATGATGATAGGGGGAATCATGTCCATTGCCATGGCTGAGTCTCTTCACGAGATACCAGATAAACTGTACAATATACCCAGAGCTAGGGAGTTGACTTCTAATTTATTTAAGCCGTCCTCAATCTTGTAA
- a CDS encoding FAD-dependent oxidoreductase: MERVLIIGGGAAGMTAASWIRRLAPNMKVTVLESTSMVSHAPCGVPYFLEGLFDDPKLFMTYEPSFFIQKRGIDLRVNAKVREIDVSSRVAKIGDENETVEFDYLIIATGSIPSEIKTDGKDKVFFVHHPAHAEELRKALWSLEKIAVIGGGILGVETSEALVSKGKKVVMIHHGSRPLNRMLDDDMASFISPKIARDLDMRLSESVLEVRNGGRTVITNKGEYKVDGTVVAIGVKPNSSLVKGQLELGIHGSVVVNDKMETSEKGIYAVGDVAQSTNVITGKPDWVPYAPVANKMGFVAAFNVAGLEKKFPGVVGTMITKYKETQVGKVGLTYEEALKTNMKAVEAKVQHKTRARYYPGSKDIWVKLIAEESSGRVLGAQIVGDEEVLGRLDVLALAMMKGLTVEDLFFMENAYLPAVARVWDPIVLAARKIYAGD, translated from the coding sequence ATGGAAAGAGTTCTTATAATAGGTGGAGGGGCCGCAGGGATGACTGCTGCATCATGGATTAGAAGGTTGGCCCCTAACATGAAAGTGACAGTGCTCGAATCGACCTCAATGGTGAGCCATGCTCCTTGCGGGGTTCCCTACTTCCTGGAGGGGCTCTTCGACGACCCTAAGCTTTTCATGACTTACGAACCTTCATTCTTCATCCAAAAGAGAGGGATCGATCTGAGAGTTAACGCTAAGGTAAGAGAGATAGACGTCTCTTCCAGGGTAGCTAAGATAGGGGATGAGAACGAAACCGTTGAGTTCGATTACTTGATCATTGCAACAGGGTCAATTCCGTCGGAAATCAAGACTGATGGAAAGGACAAAGTGTTCTTCGTTCACCATCCTGCACATGCAGAGGAACTCCGAAAGGCACTTTGGTCCCTCGAAAAGATTGCGGTTATAGGAGGAGGGATTCTAGGAGTTGAGACGTCCGAGGCGTTGGTGTCAAAAGGAAAGAAGGTAGTCATGATACACCACGGAAGCCGTCCCCTCAACAGGATGTTGGACGATGATATGGCGTCTTTCATTTCTCCTAAGATAGCGAGAGACCTAGACATGAGGCTATCTGAGTCGGTGCTGGAAGTAAGAAATGGAGGAAGAACTGTGATCACTAACAAAGGAGAATACAAGGTGGACGGAACAGTTGTAGCAATAGGAGTAAAGCCTAACTCTTCCCTTGTGAAAGGACAACTAGAACTGGGAATTCATGGATCAGTGGTCGTAAACGATAAAATGGAGACATCAGAGAAGGGTATCTACGCTGTCGGAGATGTAGCACAGTCGACAAACGTGATCACTGGGAAACCAGATTGGGTTCCTTATGCTCCAGTGGCTAATAAGATGGGTTTCGTAGCAGCGTTTAACGTAGCAGGTTTGGAAAAGAAGTTCCCTGGGGTTGTCGGTACTATGATCACTAAATATAAAGAGACCCAAGTAGGCAAAGTAGGTCTAACCTACGAAGAAGCTTTGAAGACTAACATGAAGGCAGTAGAAGCTAAAGTTCAGCACAAAACTAGAGCTAGATATTACCCGGGTTCTAAAGACATATGGGTGAAGCTGATAGCTGAGGAGAGTTCCGGCAGAGTGTTGGGGGCTCAGATAGTTGGTGACGAAGAGGTATTAGGAAGGTTAGACGTTCTAGCCTTAGCAATGATGAAAGGGCTAACTGTAGAGGACTTATTCTTCATGGAGAACGCTTACCTTCCAGCTGTAGCCAGGGTATGGGATCCTATAGTTCTAGCTGCGAGGAAGATATACGCTGGAGACTAG
- a CDS encoding DNA double-strand break repair nuclease NurA, with amino-acid sequence MTLQRLDLRTVLYDVVEKYIAGYFDNDVLEKGETEWYESEVSIPATDVDDLIKEASISSIPDVFAVDGSSRTFISSKGVVSIASVSISSNRYPLVGVYPSVSGLPNLDLSVPFIALASSFKYPGITPFLYCNNMISTVSIDGTPFSSFQNPETIEAEIRLALETEAILSSKINSGSLLIVDGPIFPPSIFLRYQVKEKLSRRRKTILNDKKVVGIVKRLDKSQFLRSSLREDFRKEFVIRYKVDPLAFLNDEAFLLRLYDTVESRPYKPIVVGPFRKEDETEVFINYLVYPFHPYVKRFSVLRIETTTKDMEVPNIISSLDFTKDGIPSVLAMADSSAKAVTSGILRVISTIMERIGVQASFSSRIGVET; translated from the coding sequence ATGACGTTGCAGAGGCTAGACTTAAGGACTGTCTTGTATGACGTGGTAGAAAAATACATTGCGGGGTACTTCGATAACGACGTCCTTGAGAAAGGAGAGACCGAATGGTATGAAAGTGAAGTTTCGATCCCAGCTACTGACGTAGATGACCTCATCAAAGAGGCGTCTATTTCTTCGATCCCTGACGTGTTTGCTGTTGATGGGAGTAGCAGGACGTTCATTTCCTCAAAGGGAGTAGTAAGTATAGCCTCTGTATCGATCTCTTCAAACCGTTACCCTTTAGTAGGAGTTTACCCATCCGTCTCGGGCTTACCTAATTTAGATCTCTCGGTTCCATTCATAGCCCTCGCATCGTCATTCAAATATCCCGGAATAACGCCTTTCCTTTACTGTAACAACATGATTTCCACTGTCTCCATCGACGGAACTCCATTCAGCTCATTCCAGAACCCCGAAACTATAGAAGCTGAGATAAGATTGGCTCTGGAGACCGAAGCTATTTTGTCAAGTAAAATAAACAGCGGTTCCCTCCTGATTGTAGATGGACCTATTTTCCCTCCTTCAATCTTCCTGAGATATCAGGTTAAGGAAAAGTTAAGTCGAAGGAGGAAAACTATATTGAACGACAAGAAAGTTGTAGGCATAGTGAAGAGGCTAGACAAGTCTCAGTTCTTGAGGTCGTCCCTTAGGGAAGATTTCAGAAAAGAGTTCGTCATTAGGTACAAGGTTGATCCGTTAGCGTTCCTGAACGATGAGGCATTCCTTTTGAGACTTTACGATACTGTAGAATCAAGACCTTACAAACCTATAGTCGTGGGACCTTTCAGAAAGGAAGATGAGACCGAGGTGTTCATTAACTATTTAGTGTACCCTTTTCACCCTTACGTTAAGAGGTTCTCAGTCCTGAGGATTGAGACCACCACGAAGGACATGGAGGTTCCAAACATAATCTCCTCGTTAGACTTCACAAAGGACGGAATACCCTCTGTCCTAGCTATGGCAGACTCTTCGGCTAAGGCTGTAACTTCCGGTATACTGAGAGTCATTTCAACGATCATGGAAAGAATAGGGGTACAAGCGAGTTTCAGCTCTAGAATAGGGGTGGAGACGTGA
- a CDS encoding ATP-binding protein, with protein MNDESLFNDIKERISQANTLAVTLGSQVIGKVARHMPSKVSPEDITVNVSVDPVTYYKLPFLGRVGLFLGAVDIKTLYFVLLRIVGYERTDATSLFVGDSSVLSASSTNEDEPGSLITNVTVKCEPLTRMDVLSGGELEVADLVLEPQSPVFLPYSDIIEKALDTKRGKLYLGYLDNAYTKVKVGISPEDLNFHVSVLGTTGAGKTSFIKDVIGGVYLTEADSKTFVLDATGDYYNVFLPPNMRDVAVSRGISEFSSLYGSSIRDLKVNIVFPLTWKWRRKNQVKTVEDITNLYFNTYVKPLVDFIQSRGISLKTKVDGNEITLKTDYWEASASIHPFFFRFSEIRGLFHRLNPYFTEQASQFLRQYISTHKDIRTLDQLADSLDDEEFENYSVHKSTRDNIRRGLYILRDTGLFDVPAEKDKFKDFLEGSQRLVIIDLYNSEIDEFSQKILAYFFLDRIFDHREKQMRTGAVKGRFLIVIDEAHRFFPSGKGGDDDTYYVRRVAGKIATMMRLGRRRKLGFMFATHNPMDLSDIVIQLSNTKVLFRIKQEVGEEMGLSRSEAKALSWEKNGVAYILSPWFREGKVKLKVPVPPPLGHYDISRT; from the coding sequence GTGAACGATGAATCGCTATTCAACGATATAAAGGAGAGGATATCTCAGGCTAACACTCTAGCTGTGACCCTCGGATCTCAGGTCATAGGAAAAGTAGCACGACACATGCCTTCCAAAGTATCTCCAGAAGATATAACTGTGAATGTTTCAGTTGACCCGGTAACATACTACAAGCTACCATTTCTAGGTAGGGTTGGTCTATTCCTGGGTGCTGTAGATATAAAAACTCTGTACTTCGTGTTGCTCAGAATAGTTGGTTATGAAAGGACTGATGCGACGTCTCTTTTTGTAGGAGACTCTAGCGTATTGAGTGCGTCCTCTACCAACGAGGACGAACCTGGCTCGCTCATCACTAACGTTACCGTAAAATGCGAACCCTTGACGAGGATGGACGTCCTCTCAGGAGGAGAGCTGGAAGTAGCTGACTTAGTCCTCGAACCGCAGTCTCCAGTCTTTCTTCCTTACTCCGACATTATAGAGAAAGCCTTAGACACAAAGAGGGGGAAACTATATCTAGGCTATCTGGATAACGCTTACACGAAAGTCAAGGTAGGGATTTCCCCTGAAGACCTCAACTTTCACGTTTCTGTGCTCGGAACTACTGGTGCAGGAAAGACCTCTTTCATCAAGGACGTAATCGGAGGAGTTTACCTGACCGAGGCCGACTCCAAGACCTTCGTCCTTGATGCCACTGGAGACTATTATAACGTGTTTTTACCGCCTAACATGAGAGACGTAGCTGTCTCGAGAGGGATCTCGGAGTTCTCAAGTCTTTATGGTTCATCAATACGTGACTTGAAGGTCAACATAGTGTTCCCGTTGACTTGGAAATGGAGAAGGAAGAACCAAGTGAAGACAGTTGAGGACATCACAAATCTGTACTTCAACACTTACGTGAAACCCCTAGTAGATTTCATTCAATCCAGGGGGATATCTCTGAAGACTAAAGTTGATGGGAACGAAATAACGCTGAAAACAGATTACTGGGAAGCCTCTGCATCAATTCATCCATTCTTCTTCAGGTTTTCAGAAATAAGAGGACTTTTCCATAGGTTAAATCCGTACTTCACAGAACAAGCTTCTCAGTTCCTGAGGCAATACATTTCAACCCATAAGGATATAAGAACACTGGACCAACTAGCGGATTCATTGGATGATGAGGAGTTCGAGAATTACAGCGTTCATAAAAGTACTAGAGACAATATAAGGAGAGGACTTTATATCCTACGTGATACGGGTCTATTCGACGTCCCCGCTGAGAAGGATAAGTTCAAGGACTTCCTGGAGGGGAGCCAACGGCTTGTAATAATAGACTTATACAATAGCGAAATAGATGAGTTCTCTCAAAAGATCTTGGCCTACTTTTTCTTGGACAGAATCTTCGATCATAGGGAAAAGCAAATGCGTACCGGAGCAGTAAAAGGGAGGTTCCTGATTGTAATAGACGAGGCACACAGATTCTTTCCGTCAGGTAAAGGCGGAGACGACGACACATATTACGTGAGGAGGGTGGCCGGGAAAATAGCCACCATGATGAGACTTGGCAGAAGAAGGAAACTGGGTTTCATGTTCGCAACCCATAACCCTATGGACCTAAGCGATATTGTCATTCAGCTCTCAAATACCAAAGTACTCTTCAGGATTAAGCAAGAGGTAGGTGAAGAAATGGGGCTCTCTAGATCAGAAGCTAAAGCTCTCTCATGGGAGAAGAACGGAGTAGCTTACATACTTTCGCCTTGGTTCAGAGAGGGGAAGGTAAAGCTCAAGGTTCCAGTGCCTCCTCCTTTGGGTCACTATGACATTTCTAGAACGTAA